One Variibacter gotjawalensis genomic window, CGCCGTACACGACTTGCCGAAGGATGATCTGCTCGGCCAGGAGGTGCAGGCGCAGAAGCGCGCGCTGCGGCTTGCATCCTCCGCGGCTGTCGTGGTGGCCTTGCTTGCCGCCGGCGCAGGCTGGCAATGGTATGAGGCATCGCGCCAGCGCGCCGAAGCGCAGATGCAGCGCGATCACGCCGAGCGCAATCTGGCACTTGCACGCAAAGCCGCCGACGATCTCGTTTTCAATCTGGTGCAGAAAGTGCGCAGCGTCGAAGGCATCCGCGCCGACGTGCTGCGCCGCGTGCTTGAAGTCGCGCAGTCGGTCATGGACGATCTCGCGCGCGGTGCGCCGAACGATCTCGAAGTGCTGAAAAACCGCGCCGCGATGCTGACCGAGTTCGTTACGACCTATCTTGCGCTCGGCGATGTGCAGCAGGCGCAGAAGTCGGCCGAAGAGGGCGTCGCGCTCCTGCGCCGGATCGTTGCGGCGCGGCCGGCCGAGACGCTCGCACTCGGCAATCTCGCGGTCGGTCTCGAAAAGCTCGGCGATGTGCGCAGCGCAGCGGGCAACCATGAAGGCGCGCGCGCCGCTTACGACGAGGGCGTCACGCTGGTGCGCCGGACCGCCGCCGCCGAGCCGAACGATACCGAGCGCGGCCACGATCTCTCGGCGCTCCTTATCAAACTTGGCGACGCACGCGGCCAGCTAAACGACGTCGCGGGCGCGCGGGCGGCTTATGACGAGGCGCTCGCGGGCGCGCGCATCCTCGTATTGCGCGATTCCAACAACACGCGATTGTTGCGGCTCGTTGCCGGTTGCCTCAATCGGCTTGGTCTTCTGCTGCAGGCCGACAAGAACGATCGTGCGGGCGCGCTCGCGGCCTATGAGGAAGGTCTCACAATCACACGGCGGCTGGTCGCGGCATCTCCGCAGGATGTCGACCTGCAGCGCGACTTGTTCGTCCACCTCACCAATTTCGGCGACGTGCAGCGCGACGGCGGCGATCGGCCCGCCGCGTTAGCGCTGTACGAGGAAGCGCTGACCGTGATCCGACGGCTGGCCGCCAGCGATCCCGACAACGCGATGTGGCAGGGCGATATCGTCTTCGTGCTGTATCGCGTCGGCCAGCTCGCCGAGCCGAAGCGCTCCGCCGCTGCTTACCGCGAAGGGCTCGCGATTCTCGAAGCGCTGGAGAAAGCCGGAAAGCTCGATGCGGCCCGACGCGGTTGGCTCGCCGAAATGCGCAGCATCGTCGCGAAGCTCCCGGCCGAAAACTAAACCTCCGCCCGCATATGTTCGACGAGCTGACGTGCGTAAGGCGCGAGCGTTTCCATGCTGCGCACGCAGATCGTCAATTCGCGCCGCGCCCAAGCGTCCGTAAGATCGACAACGCGGATCGCCATGCTTTTCACGGCCCAGCGCGCCGTCGTATCCGGCACGACGCCGATGCCGACCTCGCGCTCCGCCATGCGGCAGACGGCGTCGAACGAACGCAGCTGCACGCGCAGGCGCAACGATCGCCCCGCCCGGGCAGCTTTGTCGGAGAGAAAGCGCTGGATCGCGCTCGATCGATCAAGCCCGACGAAATCGTGGTCGAGCACTTCCTCGAAGCTCAAATGCGAGCGTTTCGCCAGCGGGTGATGATCGGCGACCACCAGCACGAACCGGTCGCTGCGGAACGGGAAGGTGACGAGACTACCCTTATCCACGGTCCCGGCCACGATACCGATATCGCCGACGCCTTCGGCGATCAGCCCAACGATTTCATCGGACAGGCGCTCCTCGAGGTCGACGCTGACATGCGGGTGCTTGGTGAGGAACGTGCCGAGCGTCTCCGGCAGAAACTCCGTCAGTGCGTTGGTGTTCGACAGCACCCGCACTTGGCCGCTCTGGCCGCCCGCATAGGCGCCGAGTTCTTCCCGCAACCGCTCCGACTGGGCCAAAATAATGCGGGCATGCTGCAGCAGCGTCCTGCCCGCCGGGGTCGGCGTCACGCCCTGGCGGCTGCGCACCAGCAGCGGGGCGCCGAGGGCTTCCTCCATGTTGCGGACTCGCGTGGAAGCTGCAGCTAGCGCGAGATTTGCACGCTCCGCTCCATGTGTGATGCTGCCCGCTTCAACCACGTGGCGAAACAAGCTGAGATCCGGGATGTCAAACCGGGCTGGCATGCCAATCCTTCGCGTTACGCGAAGGAAGAATACAAAAATAAGGGATTGAGCGCTACAGAAAGTCGGTTATCTGTTCGCGATAGACGAAGTTTAGGATTGTTCTGGTTTGAGTTTTCCGCGAATGCGCGGCATCTCGTCGCCGGCGGCAATTTTAGGCGGCATATCGGAGAGACTTGATGGCCGAGGCACCATCCCCCGCCAAGGCGCGGCCCCTATCACCGCACCTTTCCATCTACAAACCCATGCTCTCGATGATGATGTCGATCGTGCATCGCATTACGGGCGTCGGCTTGTATTACGGCATGATCATCCTTGCTTGGTGGCTGATGTCGGCCGCTATCGGCCCGAACCCCTATTCGAACGTTCAGGCTTTCGCCAACAACGTCTTCGGCAAACTGATCCTGTTCGGCTTCACCTGGGCGCTGATGCACCACCTGCTCGGCGGCATCCGCCATCTGGTGTGGGACATCGGCTACGGCTTCGAGCCGAACGAGCGCGAGATGCTCACTTGGGCGACGCTGATCGGCGGCATCGCGCTCACGATCCTCGTCTGGGTCATTGGTTTTCTGGTGGTGGGGCTCTGATGGCTGACAAGGGACAAAGCATCCGCACCCCGATGGGCCGCGTCCGTGGCCTCGGCTCGGCACACTCCGGCACCAAGCATTTCTGGCATCAGCGCCTGACCGCCGTCGCGGCCATTCCGCTGACCATCGGCTTCTTCATCATCATGTTCTCGGTGATCGGGCGCCCGCACGCGGCGGTGACGCAGACGCTCGGCTCGCCGATCGTCGCGATCATCATGCTGCTGTTCGTGCTGACGACGATTTATCACATGTATATCGGCATGCAGGTCGTGATCGAGGACTACGTCCACAACGAGCTCGCCAAGATCCTGCTGATCATGTCGAACAATTTCTTCTGCGTGGCGGTCGGCTTCGTCTGCGCCTTCGCGATCCTCAAAATGAGCTTCGGAGTTTAAGCATGGCAACGAATGGAAACGGCGCTGCCGCTCCGGGCGTCAACGGCAAGGCTTACCCGATCGAAGATCACACCTTCGACGTCGTCGTTGTCGGCGCCGGCGGCGCGGGTCTGCGCGCGACGGTCGGGTGTTCCGAAGCCGGCCTGCGCACCGCCTGCATCACCAAGGTGTTCCCGACGCGCTCGCACACGGTGGCGGCGCAGGGCGGCATCTCGGCCTCGCTCGGCAATATGGGCCAGGACGATTGGCGCTGGCACATGTACGACACCGTCAAGGGCGCCGACTGGCTCGGCGACCAAGACGCGATCGAATATCTCTGCCGCAACGCGCCGGCCGCGATCTACGAGCTCGAGCACTGGGGCGTGCCGTTCTCGCGTACGCAGGAAGGCAAGATCTACCAGCGCCCGTTCGGCGGCATGACGACGAACTACGGCAAAGGCACTGCCCAGCGCACCTGCGCGGCGGCCGACCGCACCGGCCACGCCATCCTGCACACGCTGTATGGCCAAGCCGTGCGACACTCGGCGCAGTTCTTCATCGAATACTTCGCCATCGACCTCATTATGGATGACGACGGCCAGTGCCGCGGCGTCATCGCGCTCAAGCTCGACGACGGCACCATCCATCGCTTCCGTGCGCAGACGACGATCCTGGCGACCGGCGGCTATGGCCGCGCCTACTTCTCCTGCACGTCCGCGCATACCTGCACGGGCGACGGCAACGCGATGGTGCTGCGCGCCGGCCTGCCGCTCGAGGACATGGAGTTCGTCCAGTTCCACCCGACCGGCATCTACGGCGCGGGTTGCTTGATCACTGAAGGCTCACGCGGCGAGGGCGGTTACCTCGTCAACGCAGAAGGCGAGCGCTTCATGGAGCGCTATGCGCCGTCCGCGAAGGACCTCGCCTCGCGCGACGTCGTCTCGCGTGCGATGACGATCGAAATTCGCGAAGGCCGCGGCGTCGGCAAGCAGAAGGATCATATCTATCTGCATCTCGACCATCTCGACCCGAAGATCCTGCACGAACGCCTGCCGGGCATCTCGGAAAGCGCACGCATCTTCGCCGGCGTCGACGTGACGCGCGAGCCGATCCCGGTGCTGCCGACCGTCCACTACAACATGGGCGGCATTCCGACGACGTATCGCGGCGAAGCCAAGACCAAGAAGAACGGCGATGCCGAGACTGTCGTCTCCGGCCTGATGGCGATCGGCGAAGCCGCATCGGTCTCGGTGCATGGCGCCAACCGTCTCGGCTCCAACTCGCTGACCGACCTCGTCGTGTTCGGCCGCGCGGCGGGCCTGCGCTGCGCCGAGCAGCTCGAAGCCGGCGCGCAGCAGCCGGATCTGCCGAAGGACTCGGCCGAGCGCGCGCTCTCGCGCCTCGATCGTTTCCGCAATGCTTCGGGCAGCACGCCGACCGCCGAACTCCGCCTTAAGATGCAGAAGGTCATGCAGACCAACTGCGCGGTGTTCCGCACCGGCGAAGTGCTCGACGAAGGCCAGAAGCTCATCCATCAAGTCTACGGCGGCATGAAGGATGTCGGCGTCACCGATCGCTCGCTGATCTGGAACTCCGACCTCGTCGAAACGCTGGAACTCGACAATCTGCTTGGCCTCGCGGTCGTCACGATGGAGTCTGCGCTCAACCGTCAGGAAAGCCGCGGCGCGCATGCTCGCGAGGACTTCCCGGATCGCGACGACCAGAACTGGATGAAGCACACGCTCGCCTGGCTCGATTACGACACCGGCAAGGTGTCGATCGATTATCGCGACGTGCACACCTACACGCTCTCGAACGATGTCTCGTACATCGAGCCGAAGGCGCGTGTGTACTGAGCCTTCGCGCTGACTTTAGGAACTGAGAGACACCGATGGTCGAATTTTCGCTTCCCCGCAATTCGAAGGTCACCGAAGGCAAGACCTGGCCGAAGCCCGAGAAGGCCGAACACGTCACCGAATTTCGCGTCTATCGCTGGAATCCGGACGACGAGAAAAATCCGCACGTCGACACGTACTATGTCGATCGTCACGATTGCGGCCCGATGGTGCTCGACGCGCTGATCTGGATCAAATCCAAAGTCGACGCGACGTTGACCTTCCGCCGCTCCTGCCGTGAAGGCATCTGCGGCTCGTGCGCGATGAACATCGACGGCACTAACACGCTCGCCTGCACACGGGGCATGGACGAGATCGACGGCACCGTGAAGATCTATCCGCTGCCGCATATGCCGGTCGTGAAGGATCTCGTGCCGGACCTGACGAACTTCTACGCGCAGCACGCCTCCGTGCAGCCGTATCTGCAGAACATTACGGCGACGCCCGAGAAGGAATGGCGTCAGAGCGAAGGTCAGCGCAACAAGCTTGACGGCCTCTACGAGTGCATTCTGTGCGCTTGCTGCTCGACCTCGTGCCCGAGCTACTGGTGGAATTCGGACCGCTATCTCGGCCCGGCCGCGCTGCTTCAGGCGCACCGCTGGCTGCAGGACTCACGCGACGAAGCGACCGGCGAACGTCTCGACTTCCTCGAAGATCCGTTCCGCCTCTATCGCTGCCATACGATCATGAACTGCGCCAAGGCGTGCCCGAAGGGCCTCAACCCCGCCAAGGCGATCGCCGAGATCAAGGCGAAGATGGTCGAGCGCCAGGTTTAAGCGCTCGATCGGTTCCGGCATCGCCGCGACCTCGGCTTCACCTCTCCCATGGGGAGAGGTGGGCGCCCGTGATGACGCTGACGTCTTGAGCGACTAAACCCACTACATGTCCGTCTACATCATCCTCTTTCGCGGCGTCGGTGGTGCGACGCAGCTGCCTGTCGCGAAGCTGCGCGAGGCGCTGACCGCAGCCGGCTTCGAGAATGTCGCGACTTACATCAACAGCGGCAACGCGGTCGTGAAGAGCGCGCTCGGCCACGAGAAGGTCGTCGAGACGATCGCGGGCATCTGCCGGAGGACCTTCAAGTTCGACAAAGCGATCTACGCCATTACGCTCGCCGAGTGGACAAAGCTCATCGCGTCGAACCCATTCAAGAACGCGACGGAGCCCGGCAACCTGCTGCATGCCGCGTGGCTCGCCGAAAAGCCGAAAGCTGCTGACGTGAAAGCGCTCGAGGATCTGGCAGACAACGGCGATCGCTTCGCGGTGGTCGGCAAGATAGCGTATCTGCACACGCCGAATGGTTTCTCGAAATCGAAGCTGTCGGAGAAGTTCGACAAGAAGATCGGCGTGCCGAACACCGCGCGCAATTGGAACACCGTGCTCAAGCTTGAAGAACTTGCGGAGAAAGCCAAATGATCGATCACGTCGGCATTCCAGTGACGGACTACGAGACATCGAAGGCCTTTTACACGGCCGCCTTCGCGCCGCTCGGCATCACGCTGATCGCCGAAGTCGGCGGCGATCTCACGAAGAGTAAATCACCTGCGGTCGGTTTCGGTCGCGGCGGCAAACCGGATTTTTGGATCGGCGGCGAGGGCGGCGTCGGAAAAAATCCGATCCACGTTGCAATCACGGCGCCGAACCGCAAAGCCGTCGATGCCTTCTATGCGGCGGCTTTGCGCGCAGGTGGCCGCGACAACGGCGCGCCGGGCATCCGCGCGCATTATCATCCGAACTATTACGCGGCTTTCGTGCTCGATCCGGACGGGCAGAATATCGAAGCGGTCTGCCACGGCGGCGAGACGCAAGTAAGCTTCACGTAGCCTAAAAAGAAAATGGCCGGCCCGAAGGCCGGCCAGTGAAAGAGGCATGCCCGGTTAACCGGGTTCCCTTTCTTATTTGATCGCTGCGGTCTGCGCCTGTTCGGTGTCGCCCTCTGCGCGCAGACGCGGGAGCGGGAACTTGAACAGCCGTTTGTGCACGTCGAGCATCGCGGTCGCGAAGTTTGCCGAGTCCGCGACGACTTCGCGCATTACCGACACCGGCGTTGGATAAGGCGTTTCGACTTCGCCGATCACGCTGCCGTACTCGAACGAGAACTGCGCATCGAACTTCTTCGCCAGCTGCTGCATGCGCTGATTGTCGGCGAGACAAATCATGTGCAGCGTGCGGATGCCGCGATTGCGTGCGGCAAGCAGCATCTGCGACATCAGCGCGGAGCCGACGCCGTGGCTCTGCCATTCGCGTTCGATGCTGAAGGCAGCTTCCGCATCGACGTCGGTCTTGTCGCGCACGGCGCGGAGTTCAGCGACGCCGCGCAAAACGCCGTCGACGTAATAGCCGTACAGCACCGCATCGAGCGTGCTCGCCAGCTTGACGTATTTTTGGATGAAGGCGTCGGACACGCCGCCGCCGAAGCGCAATCGCCGGCTCTCGGCATCGAGGCGCAAAAGGTGGTCGCGATACGCGTCCGTTTCGGTGATCCAAATCTTGCGGACCAGACTGTTGGCCGGAAGCAGATCGGTCATGGTTCAAATCTCCTGACTGACCTTGAACGCCTTCCGCCCCGCGACAAGTAACACGTCGCCATCTATCGGGTTCTTAAGATTCGCCCTGTGTTTTGTGTATGTAGACATACAACATAGCCGCAATAAGACAGTGCGCTGATTTTAGATGTCACGCTTAATGCGTGCATCATTTGGAAGCAGATCGCAGTTGTATTTGTGATTGCACGCTCGCAGTGCGTTTCATTTCGATGCTGATGCTCAATCTACCGGCAGAGATGCCGCGAATGATCCAGCGATCCCTGAAAAAGAACAGCCGGCGCGAGGCCGGCTGTCTTGAATCGGGATTGTCACAAGCGAGTGATTACTCCTCGTTGTAACCGTCCTGCATGTCCTCGTGATCGAGATCCTCGTCCTCGTTATCATCATCGTCGTTGTCGTCGTCGCCTTCGTCGTCTTCCTTCTTGGCCGACTGATTCTGATTGAAGCCGCGGCCACGCGAACCCGAGATGTCGTTAAGGCCTGCGTCCTTCGCGAGTTCGTTGTTGCCCGACGAACGTCCGCCGCCGAGCTGATCGAGCGCGCCTGCCATCGGACCTTTCTGGTCACCGTGGCCGCCCATCGCGGAGCGAATGCCGTTCATCAACAAGCCGCCGCCGATTGCGCCGGCCGCGACCGCTGCCGCGGTGCCGAGAAATCCGCCGACGCCGCTGCGCGGAGGTTCACCCGGAGGAGGGCCACCTTGCGGACCGCCATACGGCTGCGCGCCGCGCGGGTCACCGTATTGCGGGCCACCACGGGGATCGCCGTATTGCTGCGGACCGCCACCGCGCGGGTCCGCGCCGTAGCGCGGGTCGCCGCCGAAGCCCGGAGGTGCACCCATCGGCGCATCGCGTCCGCCGCTTTGCGGAACGGAGCCACGCGGGCCGTTGTCCCAAGGACTGCCGCCCTGCGGTGCGCCGCCGCCGAGCACGTCGCCCGTGTTCCACTTCGAGCGCCGATCGCCGAGGAAGCTGCCGCCGCTCTGCTGGCCGCCACTCTGCGCTTGCGCGAGCTGGCCTTCGAGCTCCGAGATGCGCGCGTCGGCCGAGCGCAGGCCTTCGTCCTGCAACAGCACGGTTTGCACCAGCGAGTAGATTGCGTTCGGCGCGCGCGAGAGGCCTTCGCGCATCAGCCGTTCAGCATCGGGATCGCGCTTTTCGCGCTCGAGTTGGGTCAGTCGATCGAATAGATCAACGACCAGCTGGCGTTCTTCCGGCGTCATCGAGACTCTCCCAGTTGCGCATTGGCGCGCGCGGAAAACCTATGTGTCGCGCGTGGCCGAATCATGTTTTCGGCTTAAGGACGCGCGAGCGTCACGTCTGCCTTTTGAAGATCGGCCAAGAAGGCGTCACTCGCGAAGTAGGCATGCTCGCGTTGACGTAGTTGGGTGACGGGGTCGAGACGTTCAAGCGTCGCGTCGACGAATCCCGGATGACACATGACAAGGCCGCCGTCCGGCAAGCCGTTGAGGAAGCTTGGGAAAATACGCGAAAAATCGGTCGCGGAGCTGAACGTATAGGTGCCCGCGAAGGCCGGATTTGTCGCGAGGCCAAATGCCGCAGCGTTTGCTTTGAACGTTCGCGACAGTGCGTCGAGTAACATGCCCTTTGGATCGCCGAGGCCGGCCGGCTGCGCGCGGCCCCCTTGGCGGACCCGAGCGCCGGGCGCGTGTTTTGCCGTTGCCGCCAGCACGGCGTCGCGGATTTGCGGGAAGAGTTGCACGTGCTGATGCCCGTCGACGAAATCCGGCGCGCGGCCGAACAGCTCAGCGAAGCGCGTGAACTGCGCGTCCACCTCGCGCGCCAACGCGGCACGATCGAGTTGGCGCGCCAGCGCACGCAGCAGCATCGGTGTCAGCGTCGGAAATGCGCCGTCGCTGAGCGGTGTGAAGTTTGGCGTTAGCGGCCGGAACGGGGCCGTCAGCGTGACGTGCAATCCGATCGCAGCATTCTTGTCGGCGCCTACGCAATCGAGGAGCGCGCGCGCAGCGTCCGCGTCGCATGCGGGCTGTGCCGTCATAACGGAGGTCGCGTTGAGGCGGCCACGTTCGATCAGATCGCGAATCGCAGCATTGACGCCCGGCGCCATGCCGTAGTCATCGGCGCAGAGCCAGATGCTGCGCATCACTCGGCCACGACCTCGCGGTCCGCGCTGCGGACTGAGTCAATCTTAGCCAGCGTCTTCACCGAATGCTCGGCGACGAAATACGACGGGCGGCCTTTGATCTCGGAGAGCACCTTGCCGATATATTCGCCGACGATCCCGATCATGATCAGCTGCACGCCACCGAGCACCATCATGCCGACGACGACGGACGGATAACCCGGCACGCTCTGGCCGAAGAACACGGTCTCGACCAATATCTGCACGCCGAAGACGAAGGCGACACCGGCCATCAGGAGGCCGAGCATGCTGGCGATGCGCAGCGGCGCGACCGAGAAGGACGTCAGCCCCTCGATCGACAGCGACGCCAGCGCTTTCATGTTCCAGCTCGACACGCCGTGTTCGCGTTCGGCCGGCTCGTAATTGACGCGAAGCTGCTTGAAGCCGATCCAGCTCGCCAGGCCTTTGAAGAAGCGATTGCGCTCCGGCATGCGGCGCAGCGCGTCGGTCGCCCGCGGCGAAAGCAGGCGGAAGTCGCCGGCATCTTCCGGGATCTTGTGCCGCGCGCTCCAGTTCAGCGTCTGGTAGAAAACTTTCGCGAACAATTTGCGCAGCAGCGGCTCGCCATCGCGATTGGCTTTCGCCGTGTAGACGACGTCGTAGCCCTCATCCATCCAATGCGAAACGAGTTCCTCGGCAAGCGTCGGTGGATGTTGGCCATCGCCGTCCATGAATAGCGTCGCGCCGAGCCGGGCGTGATCGAGACCCGCGAGCAGGGCGGCTTCCTTGCCGAAGTTGCGCGATAGCGAGACGGCCTGCACGTCGAGATACGGTGTCGGCGCAAGGTCGCTCGCGACCGCGAAGGTATCGTCGCGGCTGCCGTCGTCGACATAGACGACCTCGCACGCAAGGCCCCAGCGCGCGGCGAGGTGTTCGGCGAGCGTGCCAAGACGGGTATGCAGCGACCGCAGGCCCTGGCCCTCGTTATAGGCCGGGACGATGATCGACAGCCCGGACTTGGATGCGGGGCGCGCGGCAGGGGCCTGTTTCATTTCGCTCTCGGTTTACCTCTTGCTGGCATCATATCCCAGCAAAGTTGAAACTCGGTAGCTTTCGGGAAGCCGAGGCTTTGCGGAAATAATCTGCTATAGCGGCCGCGCGGCGGCGCTAGAGCATTTTCAAGTGAAGTGGACCCCGGTTCACGTCAAGAAAATGCGACCACTCAAGAATCGAGAGCCCCGCTTTTGATTTTATCAAAGCGGGGGCTCTGGCTGCCCGAGGAGCCGCGTTATGGTGCGCAAGACAATCAGTTTCGGCCTTGTCGGCGTCATCAACGCGGCCGTGGATGCCAGCGTTTTCTTTGCCGCAATCAATTGGCTGACCGATTCGCGCATCGTCGCCAACGTCCTGGCCTGGCTGGTGGCGGTGTCCGGCTCTTACGTGATGAATTCGTACACGACCTTCGCGGTCGAGTCGGGCCGCAAGCTCCAGCTCCAGGATTATTGGAAATTTGTCGCTTCGGGCATCCTCGGCATGGTGGCGAATACCGCGACCCTGCTCATCGTCGACCACTTTGCGCCGCTATGGGTCGCCAAGCTGGTCGCCCTCGCCGTCAGCTTCGTCGTCAATTTCTCGATGTCGCACTTCGTCATCTTCCCGGCGAAACGCGCCGCCGAGAATAAGCCGCCGGTGGGTTAGGCGGCGTCCAAGCCACCTGTGAGCTTGTCGTAGAGCGGATTGTCACGCGTGAAGACGTAATCGAGGCGCGAGACCGACACGGCCTCTGCTCCGCGCGCGCGCAATAACTCGGCGAGCGCATGCACGTTACGCGGCGGGCAGTGCAGCGTGATCATGCCGGACGACGTCGGCCCGCCGAACGGCGACACGACACCGAATTTCTCGCGCGCTTCCGACAGCAACGCATCGTCGCAACCTGCAAAGCGCGTGCGCACTTCGCTGAACGCATCGGCGCGATCCTGTGCCGTGATGCGATCGAGAATGATGCGCGCGGATTCGCGCGCCGCGTCGCTCCACGGAGCCGTCTTGCTGGCGACGAGGTTGGCCTGCGAGCGCAGCATCACCCCATCGTCGACGACCTTCAGCGCGTTGGCGGCGAGCGTCGAGCCTGTCGTCGTGATGTCGACGACGAGTTCGGCTGAACCGGCAGCGGGTGCACCTTCGGTCGCGCCGAGGCTTTCGACGATACGATAATCCGCGATGCCGTTCTTGGCGAAGAACTGCCGCGTGAGATTGAGGTACTTCGTCGCGACGCGCATCTTGCGATCGTTGCGCAGACGGAAGGATGTCGCGACGTCGTCGAGGTCCGCCATCGTGCGCACATCGATCCACGCTTGCGGCACAGCGACGACAACGTTCGCATAGCCGAAGCCGAGCGGCGTGAGCATGACGACCTTGCGGTCCGCGTCCGTGATGTATTCGCGGACAAGGTCTTCGCCCGTGATGCCGAAATGCGCCGCGCCTTGCGCCAGCTGCTGCGTGATGTCCGACGCCGACAGGTACGCGACCTCGACGCCGTCGAGCCCTTCGATCGCGCCGCGATATTCGCGCGTACCGCGCGGCTGCACCAGCTTGAGGCCCGCGCGCTTGAAGAAGTCGTGCGTCTGTTCCTGCAGGCGGCCCTTCGACGGGACCGCGATGATGAGGTGCCCGTTCACGCTGCACCTCCCACATCCGCCAATCGATCGGGCCAGACCGCGAAGCCGACCGCCGGGATCGCCTGCGCGGCACCAAGACGCGCCAGCATGCCGTCGTATCGTCCGCCGGCGACGAGATAACGTCCGTCGCTGCGCTTCGGATCATGCAGTTCGAAAACGAGGCCCGTATAGTAATCGAGGCCGCGTCCGTAGCTCGTCGAGAATTTCACGCGCGTCACATCGAGCCCGCGCGCGGCGAGGAAGCCCGTGCGGCTCTCGAACAGATCGAGCGCCTGTTCCATGTTGAGTTTGGCATCGGCCGACAGTGCGCGCAGCGCGGCCGCGGCTTCGTCCGGGTCCGCCGCGATCGCAAGGAAGCGTTGAATAACGGCCGTCATCTCTTGCGGCAGACGTGTCGCGGTCGACAGCGCGGCCTGATCGAGGAAACGCTCGGTGATTTCGTTGATCGAGCGTCCGCCGACTGCCGTAATGCCGGCAATCGAGATCAGGTCGCTGATCAGCGCCTGCGCGCCTTTGCGATCCTGCCCGGCAAGAGCCGCGAGCACGCCCTGATATTCCGAGCGCTCGCTCGCCGCGACATTGAGGCTGACGAGATCGTTCTGGAGCGACTCGGCGCGGTTGAAGTCTTTCACCAGGCGGCGCTTCCACGCCGCCGGCAGATCGATCGCTTCGATCAATGCTGCGAAGAGGCCGACATCGCCCATGCGAATGTCCGGCGCGGTGAGGCCGTAGTGCGCGGTCGCTTCTAGCCCAAGCGCAACCATCTCGGCGTCCGCCGCCGCGATATCGGTGCGCCCGAACGACTCGATACCACCCTGGATGAACTCAGCGGTCGCCTCGCCGCGATAGCGGAAGACTGGGCCGAGGTAACAGAAATTCGCCACGTCGCCGGCAGCAGCCGAGGCGAGATAGTCGCGCGCGACCGGGATCGTCAGGTCGGGGCGCAGACAAAATTCGCGGCCGCCA contains:
- a CDS encoding VOC family protein, yielding MIDHVGIPVTDYETSKAFYTAAFAPLGITLIAEVGGDLTKSKSPAVGFGRGGKPDFWIGGEGGVGKNPIHVAITAPNRKAVDAFYAAALRAGGRDNGAPGIRAHYHPNYYAAFVLDPDGQNIEAVCHGGETQVSFT
- a CDS encoding GNAT family N-acetyltransferase, which gives rise to MTDLLPANSLVRKIWITETDAYRDHLLRLDAESRRLRFGGGVSDAFIQKYVKLASTLDAVLYGYYVDGVLRGVAELRAVRDKTDVDAEAAFSIEREWQSHGVGSALMSQMLLAARNRGIRTLHMICLADNQRMQQLAKKFDAQFSFEYGSVIGEVETPYPTPVSVMREVVADSANFATAMLDVHKRLFKFPLPRLRAEGDTEQAQTAAIK
- a CDS encoding DUF2076 domain-containing protein, whose translation is MTPEERQLVVDLFDRLTQLEREKRDPDAERLMREGLSRAPNAIYSLVQTVLLQDEGLRSADARISELEGQLAQAQSGGQQSGGSFLGDRRSKWNTGDVLGGGAPQGGSPWDNGPRGSVPQSGGRDAPMGAPPGFGGDPRYGADPRGGGPQQYGDPRGGPQYGDPRGAQPYGGPQGGPPPGEPPRSGVGGFLGTAAAVAAGAIGGGLLMNGIRSAMGGHGDQKGPMAGALDQLGGGRSSGNNELAKDAGLNDISGSRGRGFNQNQSAKKEDDEGDDDNDDDDNEDEDLDHEDMQDGYNEE
- a CDS encoding ChbG/HpnK family deacetylase; the protein is MRSIWLCADDYGMAPGVNAAIRDLIERGRLNATSVMTAQPACDADAARALLDCVGADKNAAIGLHVTLTAPFRPLTPNFTPLSDGAFPTLTPMLLRALARQLDRAALAREVDAQFTRFAELFGRAPDFVDGHQHVQLFPQIRDAVLAATAKHAPGARVRQGGRAQPAGLGDPKGMLLDALSRTFKANAAAFGLATNPAFAGTYTFSSATDFSRIFPSFLNGLPDGGLVMCHPGFVDATLERLDPVTQLRQREHAYFASDAFLADLQKADVTLARP
- a CDS encoding glycosyltransferase family 2 protein gives rise to the protein MKQAPAARPASKSGLSIIVPAYNEGQGLRSLHTRLGTLAEHLAARWGLACEVVYVDDGSRDDTFAVASDLAPTPYLDVQAVSLSRNFGKEAALLAGLDHARLGATLFMDGDGQHPPTLAEELVSHWMDEGYDVVYTAKANRDGEPLLRKLFAKVFYQTLNWSARHKIPEDAGDFRLLSPRATDALRRMPERNRFFKGLASWIGFKQLRVNYEPAEREHGVSSWNMKALASLSIEGLTSFSVAPLRIASMLGLLMAGVAFVFGVQILVETVFFGQSVPGYPSVVVGMMVLGGVQLIMIGIVGEYIGKVLSEIKGRPSYFVAEHSVKTLAKIDSVRSADREVVAE
- a CDS encoding GtrA family protein, whose product is MVRKTISFGLVGVINAAVDASVFFAAINWLTDSRIVANVLAWLVAVSGSYVMNSYTTFAVESGRKLQLQDYWKFVASGILGMVANTATLLIVDHFAPLWVAKLVALAVSFVVNFSMSHFVIFPAKRAAENKPPVG
- the hisG gene encoding ATP phosphoribosyltransferase, which produces MNGHLIIAVPSKGRLQEQTHDFFKRAGLKLVQPRGTREYRGAIEGLDGVEVAYLSASDITQQLAQGAAHFGITGEDLVREYITDADRKVVMLTPLGFGYANVVVAVPQAWIDVRTMADLDDVATSFRLRNDRKMRVATKYLNLTRQFFAKNGIADYRIVESLGATEGAPAAGSAELVVDITTTGSTLAANALKVVDDGVMLRSQANLVASKTAPWSDAARESARIILDRITAQDRADAFSEVRTRFAGCDDALLSEAREKFGVVSPFGGPTSSGMITLHCPPRNVHALAELLRARGAEAVSVSRLDYVFTRDNPLYDKLTGGLDAA
- a CDS encoding ATP phosphoribosyltransferase regulatory subunit → MTATDPRAESLTAQFEAQGYARANPAILQPAEPFLDLSGEDIRRRMYLTTDAGGREFCLRPDLTIPVARDYLASAAAGDVANFCYLGPVFRYRGEATAEFIQGGIESFGRTDIAAADAEMVALGLEATAHYGLTAPDIRMGDVGLFAALIEAIDLPAAWKRRLVKDFNRAESLQNDLVSLNVAASERSEYQGVLAALAGQDRKGAQALISDLISIAGITAVGGRSINEITERFLDQAALSTATRLPQEMTAVIQRFLAIAADPDEAAAALRALSADAKLNMEQALDLFESRTGFLAARGLDVTRVKFSTSYGRGLDYYTGLVFELHDPKRSDGRYLVAGGRYDGMLARLGAAQAIPAVGFAVWPDRLADVGGAA